The nucleotide sequence TCAGGAACCTGCACATCCAGATTGCCCTCACCAACCCTCTGCGCGGCACTGGCCAATCGGCCTACCGGCCGCGAAAGACGGTCCGCGAACCACAATCCCAGCCAGATTGCCGCGAGGATCAGTATCAAGGCAAAGCCGAGATAAAGCAGGCCGAACTCAAACAGCATCCGCCCTCGTTCACGCTCGAGCTGTTCGTAAAGTGCGGCGGTCTTTTGTGTATCATCGAGCAGGTTCAGAATGTCCCCATCGACCGACCGCGACACTAGAAGGAAACGATCAACATAAGCGTCGAGCGCGATGAGCGCGCGAAACTCGTTATTGTCCCAGTCACGGATGATGACCGTTTCACCACGGCGGGCCGTTGCCAGTTCATCGGCGTTGGGGCTTTCATAGTCAAACAGATAGGATCGTTCGCCGCGCGCCCGAATTTCGGGAGTTCCATCAATTACATAGGCTTCTTTCAGTCCGCGCTGCACCTGCTGTTGAGCTTGACTGAGGATCTGGCGGAAATCGCCATCCGACATCAGGAAGCTGGGCTGATACTGGGCATTGATGACAGCGGCGACCACCTCTGCATCCGTTTCCAGATTTCTTCGGTGTTCTTCTTCATAGGCCTCTGCGGCCGAGCGCGATGCGCCAACCACCTCGCGGACACGTTCAGAAAACCAGCCCTCTAGCCCGATATTCAGCGTGAGTCCGGCAAATACCGCCACCATCACGGTCGGCACCAACGCAACCAGCGCAAACACACCCGTCAGACGTAAGTGAAGCTGCGACCCCACTGACTTGGCGCGACGTGCACTGACCATCTTGGCAATACGGTGCAGCACCAACGCCGCGACGACCAGAACGTAAACGAGATCGGCAAGAACCACCAGGCGCAGGCGCAGCGATGACGCGGACAGTGCCAACGGTCCAAGCACCAGGAATGTGGCAAGAACCAAGGCAGGGCCCAACGCCACAAGGCCCAGAGTGGCCAGGTTCTGCACCCGCCTCCGCTTGCGAATCTGGTTGAGCCGTTCCCACGTGGCCCGTCCAAGTTCAGCGCGCATTTCGCCTCCAACTCCGCGAAGGCTCATACCCCCGCACAGTATGCGTTTGCCCGACTTGCTGCCGAATAGCAACGCATCTGTTGCGGTTTTACATCAACTTCCGGCGTCGTGTCACGCGTATATCAAGGTCGGTGATCTTCTTGCGCAGCGTATTGCGGTTGATCCCCAGAAGATCCGCGCATTTCGCCTGATTGCCACCGGTAGCATCAAGCGCGATTTCGATCAGCGGCATTTCGACCTCTCGCAGGATGCGCTGATAAAGTCCGGGCGGCGGCAACGCTCCACCATGCAGGTCGAAATAGCGACGCAGATGCTTGGCCACGGATGCCGAAAGCTTCTCGGAATCGCCACGTCGGCCCATCGGTTGCATCGCAGGCTGATTGCCGAGGACCAGTTCGACCTCCGCTCGCGTTATGTTCTCTTCGACACTGGTTGCGACCAGGCGCCGTACGGTGTTTTCCAACTGCCGCACGTTGCCGGGCCATGTGTAGCCGCGGATCAGGTCCAGCGCGTCGGCATCGAAGCGGCGGGATGGTTCGCCGTCGCGCTCTGTTCGGGCAAGGAAGTGTTCAGCCAGAAGCGCGATGTCATCCACCCGTTCCCGCAGCGCAGGCACGTTAATCGTCACCCCACCCAACCGATAGAATAGATCCTTGCGGAATGCGCCTTCTTCCATGCGGATGGACAGATCGTCTTGGGAACTGGCCATGATGCGCGGCGCCGAATCGCCAAGACTGTCGAGCATCCGCACGATCTTGGCCTGAGCGTCTTCATCGAAATCGCCGATCTCATCGAACAGGATTGAACCACCTTTCGCGCGTGACAGCACCGTGGCGGGGCCATCGACGCCTTCGAGATCTGCTGCTGAGACGACGACAAAAGGCGTCGTGCGGCGATCGGAAAAATCATGAATGGCGCGTGCGATCAAGGATTTCCCCGTGCCGCTTTCCCCCGTGATCATCACCGGGAGTTCCGTGTTCATAACCCGCGCGACAAGGCGATAGAGCGCCTGCATGGCGGGGGTGCGCCCCACAAGCGGCAGGTCGTCCTGATCCTGCGGCAAGTCACGCGCTTCCGTGTCGCGCTTGACGGAGGCACGGCGTTTGACCTCCAGCGCCCGTGCAGCACGTTTCATCAGGTCGGGCAAATCGAACGGTTTGGGCAAGTAGTCGAAGGCCTCGGCCTCGGCCGCCTGAATCGCGGTCATAATGGTGTTCTGGGCAGAGATGACGATCACTGGCAGGCTTGGCCGTTCCTTGCCAATCTGGGGCAGCATCTCTAGCCCGTTGCCATCGGGCATGATCACATCGGAGATCACGAGATCACCCTTGCCTTCATCCACCCAGCGCTTGAGGGTCATCAGTGACGAGGTCGCATGCACCTTGCACCCTGCTCGCGTCAGTG is from Qingshengfaniella alkalisoli and encodes:
- a CDS encoding response regulator, translated to MDGTVLVADDDRTIRTVLTQALTRAGCKVHATSSLMTLKRWVDEGKGDLVISDVIMPDGNGLEMLPQIGKERPSLPVIVISAQNTIMTAIQAAEAEAFDYLPKPFDLPDLMKRAARALEVKRRASVKRDTEARDLPQDQDDLPLVGRTPAMQALYRLVARVMNTELPVMITGESGTGKSLIARAIHDFSDRRTTPFVVVSAADLEGVDGPATVLSRAKGGSILFDEIGDFDEDAQAKIVRMLDSLGDSAPRIMASSQDDLSIRMEEGAFRKDLFYRLGGVTINVPALRERVDDIALLAEHFLARTERDGEPSRRFDADALDLIRGYTWPGNVRQLENTVRRLVATSVEENITRAEVELVLGNQPAMQPMGRRGDSEKLSASVAKHLRRYFDLHGGALPPPGLYQRILREVEMPLIEIALDATGGNQAKCADLLGINRNTLRKKITDLDIRVTRRRKLM